One window of the Candidatus Edwardsbacteria bacterium RifOxyA12_full_54_48 genome contains the following:
- a CDS encoding 2-oxoglutarate oxidoreductase has product MELVNKKPSSLVDIKMHYCPGCGHGIVHRLIAEVMDELDIRQRTVGVAPVGCAVFSDDYFNCDMIQGPHGRGPAIATGIKRSQPDCIVFSYQGDGDLASIGMAETVHSAARSENITIIFINNAIYGMTGGQMAPTTLVGQTATTCPKGRDPKVNGYPIKVCELLSQLEGARYLERTAVSSAQGVIKTKRAIKKAFQNQVEGKGFSLVEILSMCPTNWGMTSLQGAKFVDEKMMPLYPLGVFRSTEQEGGQK; this is encoded by the coding sequence ATGGAGCTTGTCAATAAAAAGCCATCCAGCCTGGTCGACATTAAAATGCATTACTGTCCGGGCTGCGGCCACGGGATAGTGCATAGGCTGATCGCCGAAGTGATGGATGAACTGGATATCAGGCAAAGGACCGTGGGGGTGGCCCCGGTGGGGTGCGCGGTGTTCTCCGACGATTATTTCAACTGCGACATGATCCAGGGGCCGCATGGCCGCGGCCCGGCCATCGCCACCGGCATCAAACGCTCCCAGCCCGACTGCATCGTGTTCTCCTACCAGGGGGACGGCGATCTGGCCTCTATCGGAATGGCCGAGACGGTCCATTCGGCGGCCCGTTCCGAAAACATCACCATCATCTTCATCAACAATGCCATCTATGGCATGACCGGAGGACAGATGGCCCCCACCACTCTGGTGGGCCAGACGGCCACCACCTGTCCCAAGGGGCGCGATCCCAAGGTCAACGGCTATCCTATCAAGGTCTGCGAACTGCTGTCCCAGCTGGAGGGGGCCAGATATCTGGAGCGGACCGCGGTCAGCAGCGCCCAGGGAGTGATCAAGACCAAGCGGGCCATCAAAAAGGCCTTTCAGAATCAGGTCGAGGGAAAAGGCTTCTCGCTGGTGGAGATACTTTCCATGTGCCCCACCAACTGGGGGATGACCTCCCTGCAGGGCGCAAAATTTGTGGACGAGAAGATGATGCCGTTGTATCCGCTGGGCGTGTTCCGCTCCACGGAACAGGAAGGAGGGCAGAAATAA
- a CDS encoding 2-oxoacid:ferredoxin oxidoreductase subunit gamma: MYQGIRISGFGGQGVISAGILLAQAGLLENKNVSWFPAYGAEMRGGTANCSVVIASEEVSSPVVSRPDTVIVMNEPSLAKFEPLIKPGGLLIINSSLVNSRPKRSDIKVAYVPCNKIAEEIGTTKIANMVALGAYAGLTGALSVESIAKALGKVFKRAKPEMLELNVKALKKGAETKI, from the coding sequence ATGTATCAAGGAATTAGAATCTCCGGTTTCGGCGGACAGGGGGTGATCTCGGCCGGCATCCTGCTGGCCCAGGCCGGACTGCTGGAGAACAAGAACGTCTCCTGGTTTCCGGCCTACGGCGCCGAGATGCGCGGCGGCACCGCCAATTGCTCGGTGGTCATCGCCTCCGAAGAGGTTTCCAGCCCGGTGGTCTCCCGCCCCGACACCGTGATAGTGATGAACGAACCGTCCCTGGCCAAGTTCGAGCCGTTGATAAAACCCGGCGGATTGCTGATCATCAACAGTTCGCTGGTCAATTCCAGGCCCAAGCGATCCGACATCAAGGTGGCCTACGTGCCCTGCAACAAGATCGCCGAGGAGATCGGCACCACCAAGATCGCCAACATGGTGGCCCTGGGGGCCTATGCCGGGCTGACCGGGGCATTATCGGTCGAATCCATCGCCAAGGCCCTGGGCAAGGTCTTCAAGCGGGCCAAACCGGAGATGCTGGAGCTTAATGTCAAGGCCCTTAAAAAGGGCGCGGAAACAAAGATATAA